GAAACCCTGGTCCGTGGCGACGCCTTGCACGCGTCCGTCGCGCACGCGCACCTCGCGCACGGTCTCGCCGTAGCGGATCTCGGCGCCACCCCCCTGGGCTACCCTGAGATACCCGGAAAGCAGCGCGTTGATGTCGATGACGCCGTCCGAGGCGCACCACACCGCGCCGTCCAGGGCGCCCCCTTCGATCAGTGGAATGGCCGCCACCGTTCTCTCGGGCGACCACAGTTCGACGTCGAGCCCGCGCCCGCGCGCCAGTTCCGCGTCCCGGCACAACGCCTCCCACTGTGCGCCGCGTCCCAGGATCAGGCACCCGATGGTGTCGTACGACACCGGCACGGGCCAGCCGGGCGGGGGGTTGCGGATGAACTCGGCGGACTTCGCCGCCAGGTCCGCCACCGAGGGCTCGGAGAGCACCTGCCGGATGAAGCCCGCGTTGCGGCCGGACGAATGAAAGCCGGCCACGGCTTCCTGTTCCAGGATCACCACCTGCCGCGCGCCGCGGTAAGCCAGGTGACAGGCCGTGGCCGCTCCGGCGAAGCCGGCGCCAATGATGACGTATCTTGCGTCTTCGGGTCCCATTGCGTTCACGGGAAGCGGCAGTCCGGCGTCCTTCGACTTCGCTTCGCTACGCTCAGGACGAACGGATTCAAAGGCGATTACCCGTTCGTCCTGAGCGTAGCGAAGCGAAGTCGAAGGACGCCATCGTACTTGGACGGGCGGCGGCGCGGGCCGCGTCAGCCATGACGCAGCACCTCGCGGATCCGCAGGAGCGCTTCGTGGACGTCGGCGTCCGAAATCTGTAGATGCGTGACCGCACGCAGCCATCCGTTGCCGACATGGTTCATGAGCACACCCCTGCCCCGCAGCGCCTCCACCATCGCCGGTCCGTCGGGAGCGCGCCAATAGACCATGTTGGTGGGCGGGTCCGCGATATCCACCTCAAGCGGACTCCCATTGTGCATGAGCTCTTCCAGGCCGTGTGCGAGGGCGGCGGCGCGGCGGTGGTCTTCCGGCAGGCGCCGCCGATGCTGCCGGACCCCGTACAGCGCGGCCGCGGCCAGGAACCCGGCCTGGCGCATGCCGCCGCCCAGTCGCTTGCGTATCTTGCGCGCGTGCGCGATGGTGTCGCGGCCGCCGGCCAGGGCGGAGCCCACGGGCGCGCCCAGGCCCTTGGAGAAACAGACCGCCACCGTGTCGAAGCCAGCGGCCAGTTCGCGTTCGGAGTCGCCGGTGGCGGCGGCGGCGTTCCACAGCCGGGCGCCGTCACAGTGGGCCTTGAGTCCCAGCCCGTGCGCCGTGGCCACGATGCGCTGTGTCTCCCGGCAGCCCAGGGCGCGGCCGCGGCCGCGGTTATGGGTGTTTTCCACCAGGATCAGCGTGGAGGGGGACTCGTGCAGTCCGTCGGCGCGGAAGCGGCTCGTGATGGCGGCATCGGAGAGCTTCTCCCGGAACGGAATGATGTCGAACTGGACGCCGGAAAGCGCCGCCCCGGCGCCGGCCTCGTAGGCGAAGGTGTGCGATCCTTCCTCGCACAGCACCGAGTCGCC
The sequence above is a segment of the Deltaproteobacteria bacterium genome. Coding sequences within it:
- a CDS encoding beta-eliminating lyase-related protein; translation: MIDLRSDTVTTPTPDMLRAMTAADVGDDVYSEDPSINRLEEEVAGILGKEAAVFTPSGSMANQIAIRLHTQPGDSVLCEEGSHTFAYEAGAGAALSGVQFDIIPFREKLSDAAITSRFRADGLHESPSTLILVENTHNRGRGRALGCRETQRIVATAHGLGLKAHCDGARLWNAAAATGDSERELAAGFDTVAVCFSKGLGAPVGSALAGGRDTIAHARKIRKRLGGGMRQAGFLAAAALYGVRQHRRRLPEDHRRAAALAHGLEELMHNGSPLEVDIADPPTNMVYWRAPDGPAMVEALRGRGVLMNHVGNGWLRAVTHLQISDADVHEALLRIREVLRHG
- a CDS encoding FAD-binding oxidoreductase; this encodes MGPEDARYVIIGAGFAGAATACHLAYRGARQVVILEQEAVAGFHSSGRNAGFIRQVLSEPSVADLAAKSAEFIRNPPPGWPVPVSYDTIGCLILGRGAQWEALCRDAELARGRGLDVELWSPERTVAAIPLIEGGALDGAVWCASDGVIDINALLSGYLRVAQGGGAEIRYGETVREVRVRDGRVQGVATDQGFLDADVVINAAGPWAGPVGVMAGAAPIAFHPRRRHLFVTPPLDWVERDWPFCLNVSDEIYFQPNSGGLMLCPCDEEDLPPCDPPTDIRAMELLAERLATVYPRFPDVSIARYWAGLRTFSDDNRFVIGWDPKVEGFFWVAGLAGHGVTTSAAVGSLAADLLFGADPDPNFSPARFA